In Novipirellula galeiformis, one DNA window encodes the following:
- the glgP gene encoding alpha-glucan family phosphorylase, which translates to MAAAGEDLDEVEAAKHRLDPHVLTLGFARRFATYKRPNLLLHDPQRLLRLLSDPERPVQLVLAGKAHPADQAGQDMIRSWLQLCAQPVARQHVIFLSDYDVRMAEHLVQGVDVWINTPQRPWEASGTSGMKVLVNGGLNLSELDGWWAKAYTPEVGCALGDGQEHGDADTSLFGNSQRV; encoded by the coding sequence TTGGCCGCTGCGGGCGAGGATCTCGACGAAGTCGAAGCAGCCAAGCATCGGCTCGATCCTCATGTTTTGACGCTTGGATTCGCGCGCCGTTTCGCCACTTACAAACGTCCCAATTTGCTGCTACATGATCCGCAGCGACTTCTGCGATTATTGAGCGATCCCGAGCGTCCGGTGCAATTAGTCCTGGCCGGCAAGGCTCATCCCGCCGACCAAGCGGGACAAGACATGATCCGCAGTTGGCTGCAACTTTGTGCTCAACCGGTCGCCCGACAACACGTGATCTTTCTGAGCGATTACGACGTGCGGATGGCGGAACATTTGGTCCAAGGGGTTGATGTGTGGATCAACACCCCTCAGCGGCCGTGGGAGGCGAGTGGCACCAGTGGCATGAAGGTGTTGGTCAATGGCGGCTTGAACCTTTCCGAGTTAGATGGTTGGTGGGCGAAAGCGTATACGCCCGAAGTCGGTTGCGCACTGGGCGATGGCCAAGAGCATGGCGACGCTGACACCTCGTTATTCGGCAATTCGCAGCGTGTGTGA
- a CDS encoding NAD-dependent epimerase/dehydratase family protein, which produces MTHALVTGATGFIGTHLVRDLMRRGHDVTCLVREHSDRSQLEAFHPRFAVGDVSDRNSIHRALDGVDVVYHLAGVTKCLRTKDYAKVNEQGVANVAACCSEIDRAPILTVVSSLAAAGPSLGDQPRSEAEACKPVSDYGRSKLAGERAAMRFAGEVPTTIVRPPIVLGQGDPNGLEMFKTIAKFGFHLAPGFDEDRVSVIHAEDLAKALILASSRGLRVTTNPDDAQGVYFATDEENPTYAELGRMIGRTLGRYHAWVIRSPKSAVWAIAAVNELVSQIVRRPHVLNWDKAREATAGSWTCTAAALNRDTGFTPDYSLQQRLAQTTQWYVQQGWLQAPRQMQPAWKKRHPTVS; this is translated from the coding sequence ATGACACATGCATTAGTGACGGGAGCGACGGGGTTCATTGGCACACACTTGGTTCGCGATCTGATGCGACGTGGACATGATGTCACCTGTCTCGTCCGTGAGCATTCCGATCGCAGTCAATTGGAAGCGTTTCACCCTCGTTTTGCGGTTGGCGATGTCAGTGATCGCAACTCGATTCATCGCGCCCTGGACGGAGTCGATGTGGTTTATCACCTCGCCGGCGTAACCAAGTGCCTTCGAACGAAGGACTACGCTAAGGTCAATGAGCAGGGGGTGGCCAATGTCGCAGCATGTTGTAGCGAAATCGACCGCGCCCCCATTTTAACGGTCGTTTCCTCATTGGCCGCCGCCGGCCCGAGTTTGGGCGATCAGCCGCGCAGCGAAGCAGAGGCATGCAAACCGGTTTCCGATTACGGCCGCAGCAAGCTCGCCGGAGAGCGCGCCGCGATGCGGTTCGCAGGGGAGGTGCCCACGACGATTGTGCGACCGCCGATCGTGTTGGGGCAAGGGGATCCCAATGGCTTGGAAATGTTCAAAACGATCGCGAAATTTGGCTTCCATTTGGCCCCAGGGTTTGATGAGGATCGCGTTTCGGTGATCCACGCCGAAGACTTGGCTAAGGCCTTGATTTTGGCTTCAAGTCGGGGACTCCGCGTGACGACCAACCCCGACGATGCTCAGGGCGTCTACTTCGCTACCGACGAAGAGAATCCCACCTATGCCGAGCTTGGCCGGATGATTGGCCGTACACTCGGCCGCTACCATGCCTGGGTTATCCGCAGTCCTAAATCAGCGGTGTGGGCGATTGCTGCGGTGAATGAATTGGTTTCACAAATCGTGCGGCGACCTCATGTCCTCAACTGGGACAAGGCTCGCGAGGCGACCGCCGGATCGTGGACTTGCACCGCGGCGGCTCTGAATCGCGATACCGGCTTTACCCCAGACTATTCGTTGCAACAACGGCTAGCGCAAACCACGCAGTGGTACGTCCAGCAAGGATGGCTACAGGCACCGCGACAGATGCAACCCGCATGGAAGAAGCGTCACCCAACGGTTTCTTAG
- a CDS encoding ZIP family metal transporter has translation MMLKNEFFALSPVAQAGLAGLFTWAVTACGAALVFLTKAVNQKCLDAMLGLSGGVMIAASYWSLLAPAIEISEHRPEPSWFPAAIGFLLGGATLLACDKLLPHLHLGSSLDESEGPKTRWRRSTLLVLAITLHNIPEGLAIGVAFGGVMQGDAAGGIAGALALTLGIGLQNFPEGTAVSMPLRMDGMSRAKAFWYGQLSAAVEPIAAVVGAAAVTYSATVLPYALSFAAGAMIFVVVEELIPESHREGNVDLATICLMIGFTIMMILDVALG, from the coding sequence ATGATGTTAAAGAACGAGTTTTTTGCTCTCTCCCCGGTCGCTCAGGCAGGGTTAGCGGGACTGTTCACCTGGGCGGTCACGGCGTGTGGTGCTGCGTTGGTGTTCCTGACCAAGGCGGTCAACCAAAAATGCTTGGACGCCATGTTGGGATTGTCTGGGGGCGTGATGATTGCGGCCAGTTATTGGTCGTTGCTGGCACCGGCGATCGAGATCTCCGAGCATCGTCCCGAACCCTCCTGGTTTCCCGCAGCGATCGGATTTCTGTTGGGCGGTGCGACGTTGTTGGCGTGCGATAAATTGTTGCCCCACCTGCATCTGGGCTCTTCCCTGGATGAATCCGAAGGTCCCAAGACGCGTTGGCGGCGCAGCACGTTGCTGGTCTTGGCGATCACGTTGCACAATATTCCCGAGGGACTTGCGATTGGGGTCGCGTTTGGCGGGGTGATGCAAGGGGATGCGGCTGGTGGGATTGCGGGAGCACTCGCGTTGACGCTCGGAATCGGGTTGCAAAACTTCCCCGAAGGAACCGCGGTTTCGATGCCGCTTCGCATGGACGGGATGTCGCGTGCTAAAGCGTTTTGGTATGGACAACTCTCTGCGGCGGTGGAACCGATCGCAGCGGTCGTCGGTGCCGCTGCGGTAACCTACTCCGCGACCGTACTGCCGTATGCATTGAGCTTTGCCGCAGGGGCGATGATCTTCGTGGTCGTCGAAGAATTGATCCCTGAATCGCATCGCGAAGGCAACGTCGATCTGGCCACGATCTGCTTGATGATCGGGTTCACCATCATGATGATCCTTGACGTGGCACTTGGCTGA
- the trxC gene encoding thioredoxin TrxC, with amino-acid sequence MNLVCSKCAAVNRVPESKTHDKPVCGKCKQPLLPTQPVDLSEDQFAKFIARTDVPVLVDFWAPWCGPCRMMAPDFAKAAETLSPRIILAKLNTEAAPQTASRFSISGIPTMILFKAGAEVARQSGAIDMQQIVAFASRS; translated from the coding sequence GTGAATCTGGTCTGCTCTAAATGTGCCGCGGTGAATCGCGTGCCCGAGTCAAAGACACATGACAAGCCCGTTTGCGGCAAGTGCAAACAACCGCTGCTGCCGACGCAACCGGTCGATTTGAGTGAAGACCAATTTGCAAAATTCATTGCCCGTACCGATGTCCCGGTGCTGGTCGATTTCTGGGCTCCGTGGTGTGGTCCTTGTCGGATGATGGCACCGGATTTTGCAAAGGCAGCCGAAACGCTATCGCCTCGCATCATTCTTGCCAAACTGAATACGGAAGCCGCTCCACAAACGGCGTCTCGGTTTTCCATCTCCGGCATCCCCACGATGATTCTGTTCAAGGCCGGAGCTGAGGTCGCGCGTCAGTCGGGGGCGATTGACATGCAACAAATCGTGGCGTTCGCGAGCCGCAGTTAG
- a CDS encoding DUF3417 domain-containing protein, with translation MYDPKRAVHPLYTLLPTEIEGFESLAELALDQRSSWNHATDDVWRALDANLWEITQNPWVVLQTASRERSEHLLGDSRFREKVDALVKARRQAVQTPAWFPQHHPNSPLTCAVYFSMEFMLSEALPIYSGGLGNVAGDQLKASSDLGIPVVGVGDEYRSSLRCQALEVSH, from the coding sequence ATGTACGATCCTAAGCGAGCGGTTCATCCTCTCTACACCCTGCTTCCCACCGAGATCGAAGGCTTTGAATCGTTGGCGGAGTTGGCCCTAGACCAACGGTCGTCTTGGAATCATGCCACCGATGATGTTTGGCGAGCGTTGGACGCGAACCTATGGGAGATTACACAGAATCCTTGGGTCGTATTGCAAACCGCTTCGCGCGAGCGCAGCGAACATTTGCTCGGCGACTCTCGTTTTCGCGAAAAGGTGGACGCCTTGGTCAAAGCCCGTCGGCAAGCGGTCCAAACACCCGCGTGGTTCCCGCAGCACCATCCCAACTCGCCGCTGACGTGTGCGGTCTATTTCAGTATGGAGTTCATGCTTAGCGAAGCCTTGCCGATCTATTCCGGCGGATTGGGCAATGTCGCGGGCGATCAACTCAAAGCGTCGAGTGACTTGGGCATCCCCGTCGTCGGCGTTGGCGACGAATATCGATCAAGTCTCAGATGCCAAGCTTTGGAAGTTTCCCATTGA
- a CDS encoding ABC1 kinase family protein, with protein MDLVDVPQLVRNADRFREVVAVLAKHGLADWLSSVPIPWLDRIRGRCDGNEWTTEQRIRIAMTELGTTFIKLGQVLSTRPDLVGQTLADELAQLRANTPADEPSVVIAMIESELGAPVGDLYADFETVAMASASIGQVHRATTHQGDPVVVKVQHAGIERRIVNDLEIMTKLAELAEQQSTRLRLYRPVQTMREFQKTLMKELDFDRELRNMERFRRNFSDRPGIRFAQPYPELSSRRVLTMERFVGISVSEKASLEASGLDLDEIAHRGANLFVEMIFRDGFYHADPHPGNLMVLNEPLVSDGEGSGQAMIGVLDCGMVGRIDDNLREDLESGLIAAVGQDATKITELVARVGEVPADFDEPDLNGAIQELFDEYAHQSLDEFDLSGCLHEIVTIIREHRIYLPAKVAMLLKVLVMLEGTAHQLNPQFSLAELIQPYGQRAMLRRFSPKKLYGRLKSNVDDWERLIGILPKDAADILHNFKRGKFDVHLQHRRLEPIVNRLVMGILTAALFMGSASLYSNQVPPTLLGFSVPGVVGCCVAVAMGYGITRSIRRSRRGGEDD; from the coding sequence ATGGATCTGGTCGACGTCCCCCAGCTGGTCCGCAACGCCGACCGATTCCGTGAAGTCGTAGCGGTGCTTGCCAAGCACGGATTGGCGGATTGGTTGTCGAGTGTGCCGATCCCATGGTTGGATCGCATCCGCGGTCGCTGTGATGGGAACGAGTGGACGACCGAGCAACGGATTCGCATTGCGATGACGGAGCTGGGGACGACGTTCATCAAGTTGGGGCAAGTCTTGAGCACTCGTCCGGACTTGGTCGGGCAAACCCTTGCTGATGAACTAGCTCAATTGCGTGCCAACACGCCGGCGGACGAACCGAGTGTGGTGATTGCCATGATCGAATCGGAACTAGGCGCCCCCGTGGGCGATTTGTATGCCGACTTTGAGACGGTCGCGATGGCATCCGCTTCGATTGGTCAGGTCCACCGCGCGACGACGCACCAGGGGGACCCGGTCGTGGTCAAGGTGCAACACGCAGGGATTGAACGCCGCATCGTCAATGACTTAGAGATCATGACGAAACTCGCCGAACTCGCCGAACAGCAATCCACTCGGTTGAGATTATATCGCCCTGTGCAAACGATGCGCGAGTTCCAGAAGACGTTGATGAAGGAGTTGGACTTTGATCGCGAGCTGAGAAATATGGAGCGTTTTCGCCGTAATTTCAGCGATCGCCCTGGAATCCGCTTTGCGCAACCCTACCCCGAGCTAAGTTCGCGTCGAGTGTTGACGATGGAGCGATTCGTAGGGATCAGCGTTTCGGAAAAAGCGAGCCTCGAGGCTTCCGGTTTAGACCTGGACGAGATCGCACATCGTGGCGCGAATCTGTTTGTCGAGATGATTTTTCGCGATGGCTTCTATCACGCCGATCCGCACCCAGGCAACCTGATGGTGTTGAACGAGCCGCTCGTTAGCGATGGCGAAGGAAGCGGGCAAGCGATGATAGGGGTTCTCGATTGCGGGATGGTGGGGCGTATTGATGACAATTTGCGTGAGGATCTTGAATCGGGCTTGATTGCTGCGGTGGGGCAAGACGCCACGAAAATCACCGAATTGGTGGCGCGTGTGGGGGAAGTTCCCGCGGACTTTGACGAACCGGATTTGAACGGGGCGATCCAAGAGTTGTTCGACGAATATGCCCATCAATCGTTGGATGAATTCGATTTGAGTGGTTGTTTGCACGAAATCGTTACGATCATTCGCGAGCACCGCATCTACCTGCCCGCCAAAGTCGCGATGCTGCTGAAGGTGCTCGTCATGCTGGAGGGGACCGCGCATCAACTCAATCCGCAATTCAGTCTTGCCGAACTGATTCAACCGTACGGCCAACGAGCGATGCTGCGTCGCTTCTCGCCAAAAAAACTGTACGGGCGATTGAAGTCCAACGTTGACGATTGGGAGCGTCTGATCGGCATCCTTCCCAAAGACGCTGCCGATATTTTGCACAATTTTAAACGTGGGAAGTTCGACGTTCATTTGCAACACCGTCGGCTCGAGCCGATCGTCAATCGACTCGTGATGGGGATTCTGACGGCGGCATTGTTCATGGGGTCTGCGTCGCTCTACAGCAACCAAGTTCCGCCTACGTTATTGGGCTTCTCTGTGCCTGGCGTTGTCGGTTGCTGCGTCGCGGTGGCGATGGGGTACGGGATCACGCGATCGATTCGTCGCTCTCGTCGCGGTGGTGAAGACGATTGA
- a CDS encoding aldehyde dehydrogenase family protein translates to MSTATNSPIPESLQPFLRSPKKMLIGGNWVEAKSGKQFDVYDPATDQVIAQVAEGEAADVELAVAAARHAFDRGPWSKMGGAERARLIWRIGELIDEHADELAQLETLDNGKPFAVAKAADVALAAEMFRYMAGWATKIEGNTIPIRLPFAPDAEFHAFTLKEPVGVVGQIIPWNFPLLMAAWKLAPALTTGCTVILKPAEQTPLSALRLGELIQQAGIPDGVVNIVTGFGETAGAAIASHEQIDKVAFTGSTEVGKLIINAATGNLKRVSLELGGKSPNVIYDDADLDAAIAGAADAIFFNQGEVCSAGSRLFVQQGVYEQVVAGVSEIAKSLQVGSGFDAATQMGPLVSREQFNRVTGYLKAGVDQGAEASAGGSALDRPGYFVQPTVLKHATEEMSVVREEIFGPVVAAMPFSDDAELVRKANNTAYGLAAGVWTRDISKAHRFAKSVKAGSVWINCYSVFDAALPFGGYKQSGWGREMGHAVLENYLQTKSVCVSL, encoded by the coding sequence GTGTCTACCGCAACCAACTCACCCATCCCCGAGTCGCTTCAACCCTTTCTCCGCTCTCCCAAAAAGATGTTGATCGGCGGTAACTGGGTCGAGGCCAAGAGTGGCAAGCAGTTCGACGTTTACGATCCGGCCACCGACCAAGTGATTGCCCAAGTCGCCGAGGGAGAGGCTGCGGACGTCGAGTTGGCGGTCGCTGCGGCGCGCCACGCGTTTGATCGGGGGCCTTGGTCCAAGATGGGCGGCGCCGAGCGTGCGCGATTGATTTGGCGGATCGGCGAATTGATCGATGAACATGCCGATGAGTTGGCACAACTCGAGACGCTCGATAACGGCAAACCGTTTGCCGTGGCCAAAGCCGCCGACGTGGCCTTGGCGGCCGAGATGTTCCGCTACATGGCCGGTTGGGCGACCAAGATCGAGGGCAATACGATTCCGATACGTTTGCCGTTTGCTCCCGATGCCGAGTTTCATGCGTTCACGTTGAAAGAACCGGTAGGCGTCGTCGGGCAAATCATCCCTTGGAACTTTCCGCTCTTAATGGCCGCTTGGAAGTTGGCTCCCGCTTTGACCACCGGTTGCACGGTGATTTTGAAACCAGCTGAGCAAACCCCGTTGTCGGCGCTGCGATTGGGTGAATTGATCCAACAAGCCGGCATCCCCGATGGGGTTGTCAACATCGTCACCGGTTTTGGTGAAACTGCAGGAGCTGCGATCGCATCGCATGAGCAAATTGACAAAGTTGCGTTCACCGGTTCAACCGAGGTGGGCAAGTTGATCATCAATGCGGCGACAGGCAATTTGAAACGTGTCAGTTTGGAATTGGGCGGCAAGAGTCCCAATGTGATCTATGACGACGCCGATCTAGATGCCGCGATCGCGGGTGCCGCGGATGCAATCTTCTTTAACCAAGGAGAGGTTTGTAGTGCGGGGTCGCGGTTGTTCGTTCAGCAAGGGGTTTACGAACAGGTGGTCGCAGGGGTCAGCGAGATCGCCAAAAGTTTGCAGGTCGGTAGCGGCTTTGATGCTGCGACGCAAATGGGGCCGCTGGTTTCGCGTGAACAGTTCAATCGGGTGACCGGTTACTTGAAGGCCGGCGTCGACCAAGGCGCCGAGGCCTCCGCGGGCGGATCGGCACTGGATCGCCCCGGCTATTTTGTCCAGCCCACGGTGCTCAAGCACGCCACCGAGGAAATGTCGGTGGTGCGCGAAGAAATCTTTGGCCCCGTCGTCGCTGCGATGCCGTTTAGCGACGATGCCGAGTTGGTCCGAAAAGCAAATAACACTGCCTATGGATTGGCCGCCGGCGTTTGGACCCGTGACATTTCCAAAGCACATCGATTTGCCAAATCGGTCAAAGCCGGTTCGGTGTGGATCAACTGTTACAGCGTGTTTGATGCCGCCTTACCCTTCGGCGGTTACAAACAATCGGGTTGGGGCCGCGAGATGGGGCACGCGGTTTTGGAAAACTACCTGCAAACCAAGTCCGTTTGCGTGAGTTTGTAG
- a CDS encoding sugar phosphate isomerase/epimerase family protein yields MMKLGFVSAILPDQNLEEVFATASRCGYDCVEMMCWPVGKASRRYAGVTHVDVTDFDEGDADAVRQLAERYKIEISSLGYYPNPLAPDKAEAEQAVSHLQHLIQAAALLGVGRVTSFAGRDWTKSIDDNWPRFLETWKPLVAAAEQQEVKIGIENCPMLFSSDEWPGGKNLAINPVTWRRMFDAIPSPYFGLNYDPSHLIWQQMDYLAPMREFADRLVHVHAKDVRVDRHRLDQVGILGCPADYHSPKLPGMGDVNWGQFFSVLSDVGYQGPVCVEVEDRAYEGSAEARELSLQQSCTYLRNYVPRPVRPVDNNQDGGAIT; encoded by the coding sequence ATGATGAAGCTTGGATTTGTCAGCGCCATTCTTCCAGACCAGAATCTCGAAGAGGTCTTCGCGACAGCCTCTCGCTGCGGATACGACTGTGTTGAAATGATGTGTTGGCCCGTGGGCAAAGCGAGTCGCCGTTACGCCGGGGTGACCCATGTCGATGTGACCGACTTTGACGAAGGCGATGCGGACGCGGTGCGGCAACTCGCTGAGCGATACAAAATTGAAATCAGCTCGCTGGGGTATTACCCAAACCCGTTGGCGCCCGACAAAGCCGAAGCGGAACAAGCGGTTAGCCACCTACAGCATTTGATCCAAGCCGCAGCGTTGCTGGGCGTGGGACGAGTCACAAGCTTCGCAGGACGCGACTGGACAAAATCGATCGACGACAATTGGCCCCGTTTCCTGGAAACCTGGAAGCCACTCGTCGCCGCTGCAGAACAGCAAGAGGTGAAAATTGGCATCGAGAATTGCCCGATGTTGTTTTCATCCGACGAATGGCCGGGAGGCAAAAACTTGGCGATCAATCCAGTGACCTGGAGGAGAATGTTCGACGCGATTCCGAGTCCCTATTTCGGTTTGAACTATGACCCGTCCCATCTGATATGGCAACAGATGGATTACTTGGCTCCGATGCGTGAATTTGCAGATCGGCTCGTGCATGTTCACGCCAAGGACGTTCGCGTGGATCGCCACCGCTTAGATCAAGTCGGGATCCTAGGCTGCCCCGCGGACTATCACTCACCCAAATTGCCTGGCATGGGAGACGTCAATTGGGGGCAATTCTTTTCCGTGCTCAGCGATGTCGGCTATCAAGGCCCCGTATGTGTCGAGGTCGAGGATCGCGCTTACGAAGGATCCGCGGAAGCACGCGAATTATCGCTCCAGCAAAGTTGTACCTACCTGCGCAACTATGTGCCGCGTCCCGTGCGTCCGGTTGACAATAATCAGGACGGGGGTGCAATCACCTAA
- a CDS encoding DUF58 domain-containing protein: MPSSPSLQSSRDRPKPSLPSFGMIAGICAMLLVGMLFGASLWVLAAIATAILVGANWFLANTWTDSTIAVRRSGNVEHKIGSQFEVEVTITNRSRLPVLWVLVEDLLPRNAIQPGTVSTAALAIDGDRLDVMMLWGGESKSLHYEVTCRRRGYFQIGPTVLETGDLMGMYRRYRLGAEPQYVTVLPNVVPLSRYDIGSRRPIGEIRMRENVMDDPTRLRGIRRWQTGDPLRSVHWAATARTGTLHSKIYEPSSIAGATLVLDLHVATNPSEHEPVRSDLAISAAASIAHALHDAGEPFGLVSNGRDAADRIRTEGWVGDDRVRDVVKDAASMQSESDRLMPVTQMATRGPVALREMIRTLARLERTDGLTLAELLVEAEAKISSETTVLVILQRCSPESLAALIGLSRRGRAVAVIVNTMDINDYSAAAGPLIANRIPTFHLASAEAVSDVCREVMTR; this comes from the coding sequence ATGCCGTCCTCGCCTTCACTGCAATCCAGTCGCGATCGGCCCAAGCCGAGCTTGCCGAGTTTTGGGATGATTGCGGGAATTTGTGCGATGTTGTTGGTCGGCATGCTTTTCGGAGCGTCGTTGTGGGTTTTGGCCGCCATCGCCACCGCAATCTTGGTGGGCGCGAATTGGTTTCTTGCGAACACCTGGACCGATTCTACGATCGCGGTCCGCCGCAGCGGTAACGTCGAACACAAAATCGGCTCGCAGTTCGAGGTCGAAGTGACGATCACGAATCGGAGCCGGTTGCCGGTTTTGTGGGTGTTGGTCGAAGATTTGTTACCTCGCAACGCAATCCAGCCAGGAACGGTTTCGACCGCCGCTTTGGCGATCGATGGTGACCGTCTCGATGTGATGATGTTGTGGGGCGGAGAATCCAAGTCGCTGCATTACGAAGTGACGTGTCGTCGACGCGGCTATTTTCAAATCGGTCCCACGGTTTTAGAGACGGGGGATTTGATGGGGATGTATCGCCGCTATCGCTTGGGGGCCGAACCGCAATACGTCACCGTGCTGCCCAACGTGGTGCCGTTATCTCGCTACGATATTGGGTCGAGACGCCCGATTGGTGAGATCCGTATGCGGGAAAATGTCATGGACGATCCCACGCGACTGCGTGGCATCCGACGTTGGCAAACCGGCGATCCATTGCGCAGTGTCCACTGGGCAGCGACCGCTCGAACAGGGACGCTGCACAGCAAAATCTACGAACCATCGTCGATTGCCGGAGCGACATTGGTTTTGGATTTGCATGTTGCGACCAATCCGTCCGAGCACGAACCGGTGCGAAGCGATTTAGCGATCTCTGCAGCCGCGTCCATCGCGCACGCGTTACACGATGCGGGCGAACCGTTCGGTTTGGTGAGCAATGGACGCGACGCAGCCGATCGGATTCGCACCGAGGGTTGGGTGGGGGATGACCGCGTCCGAGACGTCGTGAAGGATGCGGCATCGATGCAAAGTGAGAGCGACCGGTTAATGCCGGTGACACAAATGGCAACCCGCGGTCCGGTGGCGCTTCGCGAAATGATTCGCACCTTGGCTCGTCTAGAGCGAACCGATGGATTGACGCTGGCTGAATTATTGGTTGAAGCGGAAGCAAAAATCTCGTCCGAGACGACGGTCTTGGTGATTCTACAGCGTTGCTCTCCCGAATCGTTGGCAGCGTTGATCGGGTTATCTCGACGCGGTCGAGCGGTGGCGGTGATCGTCAACACGATGGATATCAATGACTACTCGGCTGCGGCAGGCCCGTTGATCGCCAACCGAATTCCGACTTTTCATTTGGCCTCGGCCGAGGCGGTCTCGGATGTATGCCGTGAAGTGATGACGCGCTAG